Proteins encoded within one genomic window of Actinoplanes octamycinicus:
- the pyrE gene encoding orotate phosphoribosyltransferase: MTDSSDLARQVRTVSRLTGEFTLRSGRIANEYFDKYQFEADPVLLDQLAERLAVLIPEGTEVLAGLEMGGIAVVTALARHAGLPTAFVRKEAKKYGTARLAEGAEVAGRRVLVVEDVVTSGGQVVISTGELRKLGAHVDHALCVIDRQEGGTQALADAGITLRALLTRADLDAAAS, encoded by the coding sequence GTGACTGACTCCAGCGACCTCGCCCGCCAGGTGCGCACCGTGAGCCGCCTGACCGGCGAATTCACCCTGCGTTCCGGCCGTATCGCCAACGAATACTTCGACAAGTACCAGTTCGAGGCCGACCCGGTCCTGCTCGACCAGCTCGCCGAGCGGCTCGCCGTGCTGATCCCGGAGGGCACCGAGGTGCTGGCCGGCCTCGAGATGGGCGGCATCGCCGTGGTCACCGCGCTGGCCCGGCACGCCGGCCTGCCCACCGCCTTCGTCCGCAAGGAGGCGAAGAAGTACGGCACCGCCCGCCTCGCCGAGGGCGCCGAGGTGGCCGGCCGCCGCGTGCTGGTCGTCGAGGACGTGGTCACCTCCGGCGGCCAGGTGGTCATCTCCACCGGCGAGCTGCGCAAACTCGGCGCGCACGTGGACCACGCGCTCTGCGTGATCGACCGCCAGGAGGGCGGCACCCAGGCCCTCGCCGACGCCGGCATCACCCTGCGCGCCCTGCTCACCAGGGCGGATCTGGACGCAGCCGCCTCCTGA
- a CDS encoding metallophosphoesterase, with protein MRKRSLISAAAALAAVGGATFAYASLIERNLFTLRRFDVPVLDPDAEPLRILHLSDLHMMPDQRRKQDWVAGLIGTDPDLVIVTGDNMASPHAIPGVLRALEPLLDLPGAFVFGSNDYRGPVWKNPLQYLMPDREYVQGVDLPADDLRAAFTDAGWADLNNARTVLKAGGRSIELAGVDDPHVERDDYAAVAGPISPGADLHLGVTHTPASRVLDAMAADGFELLLAGHTHGGQVCVPGYGALTTNCDLPTRMAKGLHRWPGSDAWLHVSAGMGTHPTAPIRFACRPEASVLTLIPR; from the coding sequence ATGCGTAAGCGCTCCCTTATTTCCGCCGCCGCCGCGCTGGCCGCCGTCGGCGGCGCGACGTTCGCCTATGCCTCGCTCATCGAGCGGAACCTGTTCACCCTCCGCCGCTTCGACGTGCCGGTGCTGGACCCGGACGCGGAACCGCTGCGCATCCTGCATCTGTCCGATCTGCACATGATGCCGGACCAGCGGCGCAAGCAGGACTGGGTGGCCGGGCTGATCGGCACCGACCCGGACCTGGTGATCGTCACCGGGGACAACATGGCCTCGCCGCACGCGATCCCGGGCGTCCTGCGCGCCCTGGAGCCGCTGCTCGACCTGCCCGGCGCGTTCGTCTTCGGCTCCAACGACTACCGCGGCCCGGTCTGGAAGAACCCGCTGCAGTACCTGATGCCCGACCGGGAGTACGTGCAGGGCGTCGATCTGCCCGCCGACGACCTGCGGGCCGCGTTCACCGACGCCGGCTGGGCCGACCTGAACAACGCCCGGACCGTCCTCAAAGCCGGCGGCCGTTCGATCGAGCTGGCCGGGGTGGACGACCCGCACGTCGAGCGGGACGACTACGCCGCGGTGGCCGGGCCGATCAGCCCGGGTGCCGACCTGCACCTCGGGGTCACCCACACGCCGGCCTCCCGGGTGCTGGACGCGATGGCGGCGGACGGCTTCGAGCTGCTGCTGGCCGGGCACACGCACGGCGGGCAGGTGTGCGTGCCCGGTTACGGCGCGCTGACCACCAACTGCGACCTGCCCACCCGGATGGCGAAGGGGCTGCACCGGTGGCCGGGCTCGGACGCCTGGCTGCACGTCTCGGCCGGGATGGGCACCCACCCGACGGCGCCGATCCGCTTCGCCTGCCGGCCGGAGGCGTCGGTGCTGACCCTGATCCCGCGCTGA
- a CDS encoding GatB/YqeY domain-containing protein — MGTLKDRLNDDLHAAMKSRDELTTSTLRMALSAVRTAEVAGDEARELSDDEVLAVLTKEAKKRREAATAFAGAGRADQAAKETAEGEVLDRYLPKQLTDAEIAEIVGQALAAGGFTGKAQMGPAMKAAQAAVAGRAEGGRVAAEVRRRLG; from the coding sequence ATGGGAACGCTGAAAGACCGCCTGAACGATGACCTGCACGCCGCGATGAAGTCCCGGGACGAGCTGACCACCTCCACCCTGCGGATGGCGCTGTCCGCGGTGCGGACCGCCGAGGTGGCCGGTGACGAGGCCCGCGAGCTCTCCGACGACGAGGTGCTGGCGGTGCTGACCAAGGAGGCGAAGAAGCGTCGCGAGGCGGCCACCGCGTTCGCCGGCGCCGGCCGGGCCGACCAGGCGGCGAAGGAGACGGCCGAGGGCGAGGTCCTCGACCGTTACCTGCCGAAACAGCTCACCGACGCGGAGATCGCCGAGATCGTCGGGCAGGCGCTGGCGGCCGGCGGGTTCACCGGCAAGGCGCAGATGGGCCCGGCGATGAAGGCGGCCCAGGCCGCGGTCGCGGGCCGGGCCGAGGGCGGCCGGGTGGCGGCCGAGGTGCGGCGCCGGCTCGGCTGA